In Thermotoga sp. KOL6, the DNA window TGATGATGAATCTTGGACTGATCTCCGCTACAGCTAACGCTTTCATCGCCAGCAAGATGGGAGGGATCTTATTTGAAAATCGTGCTAGCTTCTTCTTCACCGAGGAGACAGCAGTTGATGAAACTCCTGGGAATAGACTTCGAAATCGAATATCCCAACATCGATGAAAATATTATCGGTGACCCTCTTACCACCGCAAGGGAATTGGCTTTGAAAAAAGCGGAAGACGTTTTTCAAAGGCGAAAAGACAAAAAGGAGATCTTGGTTATTGGCTCGGACACGGTGGTGGAACTGAACGGAGAAACTCTTGGAAAACCAAAAGACACTGAAGAAGCTGAGGAATTCCTCAGTAAACTCTCAGGAAAATGGCACATGGTACACACAGGTGTGGCATTCGTGTCTTTTTCGGCAAGTGATGTTTTGATTTCTTCCACCAAAGTTAAGTTCAGAGAATTGCCTGACGAAATCATCCGGTACTATGTGCAACAGTACAAACCGCTTGACAAAGCGGGAGCTTACGGAATACAAGATTTTGCCTCTGTTTTCGTGGAAAAGGTGGAAGGAGATTTCTTCACTGTTGTCGGCTTTCCAATAGGTTTGATTTGGCAATATCTGTACGAGAAAGGTTGGTGGAAAGTTGTTACCAAGGGAAAGGCTGATAAAAGCAGGGCCTGAAGCACTTTCAAAAGAAGAATTGATCGCCATTCTTTTGAGAACAGGAAGGAAGGGCAAGCATGTACTCGAATTGGCCCGAATTCTATTCGAAAAGTTCGACTCATCCCTGGTAAAGCTCACGAACGCCAATATCGAAGAAATAGCCTCTGTAAACGGCGTAGGAATTGTAAAAGCAGTCACATTGAAAGCTGCTCTCGAACTTGGAAAAAGATTGCACGAAGAGCTAGAGGGAATCCCAAAGAGATTGGATTCACCTGAAAAAGTTTATCGGCACTGTAAAGACATGATCTATCTTGAAAAGGAAGCTGTGAAAGTGATATGTCTTGACAGAAAACTCAACCTTATTTCTGAAGTTGTCATAACCGTTGGGACTTCTGAAAAGAGTCTCGTTCATCCAAGAGAAGTCTTCCGAACAGCTATCAGAACAAACGCTTCGGGAATAATAGTGGCCCACAATCATCCTTCTGGGGATCCAACTCCCAGCAGAGAGGACAGATTGATCACGAAGAATCTAAAAGAGGCAGGAAAAATTCTTGGTATAGATCTGGTTGATCATGTGATAATCTCAAAGAGAGGGTACTTCAGTTTCAAAGAGGGGGGAGAACTTTGATTACCCGAGAAAGAGCTCTGGAACTCCTGAAAGAACATGTGAAAACAAAAAACCTCGTTAAACACTGTCTCGCAACCGAGGTCGTGATGAAGTCTCTCGCGAAAGTACTCGATGAAGACGAAGAAAAATGGGGAATCACAGGACTTTTACACGATCTGGATTACGATTATACAAAAGAAAATCCAGATGAGCATGGTTTAAAGACCGTGGAAATTTTGAAAAACGAAGACGTACCCGAAGATGTGATCAATGCCATTCTCGCTCACTGTGGAAAAAAAGAACCAGAAACCTTGATGGAGAAAGCACTTTATGCAGTGGATCCAACCACCGGTTTCATAGTGGCAGCAGCACTCATAAGGCCGGAAAAAAAACTGGAAGTTCTTGACGTTGACTTCTTGCTGAGGAGATTCAAGGAAAAAGCCTTTGCAAGGGGTGCAAATAGAGATCAAATAAAATCTTGCGAGGAAATAGGCCTTTCTTTGGAAAAGTTCCTCGAAATATCTTTGGAAGCGATGAAGTCGATATCTTCCGAGCTTGGATTGTGAGGTGGTGTTCATGCTGGAATACAAGATTGAAGAAGCGATCGTTCGATACAGAGAATCCTATGAGTTCAAACCCTATAAGGATAAAATTTCCCTTGAAGACGTGAAAGGAGCAATAGAGCACACCAATTTGAAACCTTTCGCCACTCCCGATGACATAGTAAAACTCTGTTCGGAAGCAAAAGAATATGGATTGTACGGAGTGTGTGTGAATCCTTGCTATGTCCCGCTTGCAGAAAGAGAACTTGAAGGAACAGATGTAAAAGTGGTGACCGTTGTCGGATTTCCACTTGGTGCAAACGAGACAAGAGTCAAAGCCCAAGAAGCTTTTTTTGCTTTTGAAAGCGGGGCAGATGAAGTGGATATGGTTATAAACATCGGCATGTTGAAAGCCAAGGAATGGGAATACGTATACGATGATATAAGAAGTGTGGTTGAAGCCGCTCGCGGGAAAACTGTCAAAGTGATTATCGAAACTTGTTATTTGGATCTGGAAGAAAAAATGGCGGCTTGTGTTATCTCGAAAATTGCAGGAGCTCACTATGTTAAGACGTCAACGGGTTTTGGTCCAAAAGGAGCAACGGTCGAGGATGTACACCTGATGAAGTGGATCGTCGGTGAAGATATGAAAGTCAAAGCTGCCGGTGGAATAAGGAGCTATGAAGACGCTGTAAAAATGCTTATGTACGGTGCGGAAAAAATAGGTACGAGTTCTGGTCATAAAATCGTACTGGAGGGGGAAGAAAAGTATGGAGATTGAAAAGCTGTCAATCGAAGAGTTTTGTAACAAGGTTGCGGAGAGAAAACCGACTCCAGGTGGGGGAGCAGTCGGATCCATCGTTGGTGCCCTGGCCTGTGCGCTGGCTGAGATGGTAGCAAATTTTACAAGAAAAAAGAAAGGTTATGAAGACTTCGAAACCGAAATGGAAAAAATCGTTGAGAAAATGGTGGAAGCAAGGGAAAAGTTGTTCTTGCTCTCGAAAGAAGACATGGAAGCGTTCGAAAAGGTTATGAAGGCGTACAAATCCTCAAATGAAGAACTTCAGGAAGCTCTCAAAGAAGCAGCGTCCGTTCCTATGGATGTCATAAGACTCATGAAAGATCTTGGTCACGAGCTTGAAAAACTAGCTGAATTCGGAAACAAAAACTTGGCCTCGGACACATTGAACGCCATGGATCTATGCAGAGCAGTCCTATTGGTAGAGAAAGTGAACGTCTTGGTAAACTTGAAAGGAATTACAGACGAAAAATTTATAAAAGAGATGCTCGAAGAATTGAGCGAACAAGAATCACAAATAGAAGGTAGTTACAGAAGAGTCAAAGAGTTATTGGAGGGAGTTGTGTGGAATTTGAAGTGAAGAAAAGACTCAAAAACGCACGATTGGGCGTCTTGAAACTTCACCATGGAACTGTTGAAACGCCGGTTTTCATGCCTGTTGGTACGAACGCAAATGTGAAGTTACTCACCCCTCGTGATTTAGAAGAAGCAGGTGTTGAGATCATCCTATCGAACACATTCCATTTGATGTTGAAACCAGGAGTGGAGATAATAAAACTTCACAATGGACTTCATAACTTTATGGGTTGGAGAAAGCCAATCCTTACGGACAGTGGAGGATTCCAAGTTTTTAGTCTCCCAAAGCTGAAGATAAACGATGAAGGAGTCGTTTTCAAATCACCAATCGATGGTTCAAAGGTTTCCCTCAATCCAGAAATCTCTATGTCAGTGCAGATAGAACTGGGATCCGACATTTGTATGGTCTTCGATCACTGCCCTCCTCCGAACGCTAGTTACGAAGAAATGAAAGAAGCAACCGAAAGAACTTATAAATGGGCCATCAGATCTAAGAAAGCTTTTAAAACTGAGAATCAAGCCTTGTTTGGGATTGTACAAGGAGGTACATACCCCGATTTGAGGAGAGAGAGCGCTCTTCAGATAACGTCCCTTGGATTCGACGGTTATGCAGTAGGAGGACTTAGCATCGGCGAGGAGAGGATCCTTACACTCGAGATGACCGAAATCACCGTGGAACATCTTCCCGAAGATAAACCCCGTTATTTCATGGGAGGAGGTTCTCCAGAACTCATTCTAGAGTTGGTCGAACGGGGTGTGGATATGTTTGACAGTGTTTTTCCAACAAGAATAGCTCGACATGGCACCGCTCTCACTTGGAAAGGGAAATTGAACCTAAAAGCATCTTACAATAAGAAATCACTGGAACCAATAGATCGTGAGTGTGGGTGTTATACTTGTAATAATTTCACACGCTCTTACATACACCATCTTATATCCCGCGGCGAAGTTCTTGGACAGATTTTGCTTACAATTCACAACGTGAACTTCATGATCTCCTTTATGAGAGAAATCAGACGCTCCATAGAAAACGGTACTTTTGGAGAATTCAAAAGTAGGTTATTAGAGGCTTACTTAGGGGGTGTGAACGTATGAAAAAATTTCTCGTCTTTTTTCTAGTTTTGACAGGTCTTGCGATTGCAACGCAGTTGGAGATATTTTCATCCTCCGGAGAATGGGCATATTTAGAGAACCCAGCGAGAGTGTTCTTTTTGACAAAGCAGGGAATTATGGGAGCGTACCACGTTTTGTCAAGCGAGAGTGGTTCACTTGGAACTTTTCAAATCGGCTTGTTTCAGCCTCCATCGTCCAATATAGCTGGCGTTTTGTTTTTAAAGAGGACAACTTTGGAAAACGCTCAATACGTTACAACCGCTGAGTACGATATAGCGCTCTCCCCACAAGAAAGTATAACTATTGGAGTGGGAACATCTTTTTCGATGGATCAAGATTCGAAGAAAGAACTTAATCTTCATGCAGGAGTATTTGGATATCTTACAGAGAATGTTGAATACTCCGTAGGTGTTAGAAACTTCACGCTGTGGAGCGAAAAAGGATCATACATGGGAGGAATCTACTCTCTGAAGCTTCTCTACGATACGCCAAGAAAGAATAGATTCTCTTACACCTTGAAATTTGACCAACGAGTGCTAGAAAACAAAATAGACTTCTCTATAGGAAATATTCAAAAGGCGGGTTTCGGTATATCGATGCTCACCAACACAGATTCTGGAGAAAACGCCCTCAAAATATCTCTTGGTTTTTACGCAACCGTGAACAACGTATCGATAGGGTTTAACACGTTCATCGCAAGTTCCTCTGTAAGTTCAGATTCACTCTCCGAGTATTATTACACAAAAGGGGTAGGGCTGAGGTTCGCTGTGAGGTGGTGATATGCTTCTGACACGGTTGATACTAACCTCAATAACCGTAGTTGTCTCTTATTTGGTGTTCAAATGGATTTTCAAAATCATAGAGAAAAGCGTTGAAAGGCTTGGAAAAGAACTTCAAATGAGAAACACTATAAGGTTTTTCCTGGGACTCATCATAGCGGTTATAGCAATCATGGTGATCCTTGATATTTGGGATCTAAATCTCGCGCCTATGTTGGCAGGGGTGGGAATTGGCGGCCTTGTCGTAGGTCTGGCTCTCCAAGAACCCCTCTCTAATTTCTTCTCTGGAGTATTCCTTTTGATTTCAAGAGCCATAAAAGAAGGAGAAGCAGTAGAAGCAGGTGGAATTTCTGGAACAGTTGAAGTGGTGAATCTCAATCACACCGTGATCAGAACATGGGATGGACGGAAGGCTATGATCCCAAACAAAACAGTTTGGAACGACAAAATCATTCATTTCTGGCCTTCGAACGTGAGGAGACAGGAAATCACGGTAGGTGTCCCCTACTCCGCCAATCTCAGGAAAGTAGTGGAAATCTTCCAGAAGGCTCTAGAGGATGAAGAAACTGTTGAAAAAGATCCTGTCCCCGCCATAATTTTCTCTGCTTTCAACAGTTCTTCCATAGACTTCATAATAAGATTCTGGGTGAACAGGGATAATTACTTCGAAGGTGTGAAAAGACTCGCCTTCAGAATCAAAGAATATCTGGAGAGAGAAGGAATATCCATTCCTTTCCCTCAACTCGACGTACATTTTGATGATGACTTTCTGAGGGTGTGGGAACGTGAAAGCGATAAAAATAAGAGTTGAGGGGATCGTTCAAGGCGTTGGATTTAGATATTTCACGAGGAGAGTTGCGAAATCTCTAGGTGTGAAGGGTTATGTAATGAACATGGACGATGGATCTGTTTTTATTCACGCCGAGGGTGAAGAGAATGCTCTACGTCGCTTTCTAAACGAAGTGGCAAAAGGGCCTCCAGCAGCTGTAGTAATGAACGTGAGCATTGAGGAAACAACACCAGAAGGGTACGAAGATTTCGTTATCAAGTATTATTAATATTACATCACGTTTATCAGGTGCATTAAGTTAATACACCTATTCTTCGAAACTATATTGTAACATTTATTACTAGACTCCTTACGTGATTAGAAACCTGAAATTAATGGGGGACGTCTAATATCAGAGAGAGACTCGTTGGAGGTGTTTGAATGTTCGAGAATCTCCAAGAAAAACTATCCAGAGTGTTTAGAAATCTTTCCGGTAGAGGAAAGATAACTGAAAAGAACGTTAAAGAAGCTGTCAGGGAAGTAAAGCTTTCTCTGTTGGAAGCTGATGTAAACTACAAAGTTGTGAAAGAATTTGTCGATCATGTCCTCCAAAAAGCGTTGGGTGAAGAAGTTCTCAAAAGTCTAACACCCGATCAGCAGTTCGTGAAGATCGTAAGAGATGAATTGATAAAGATAATGGGAGAGAAAAACGAACCTTTAAAGCTTATACACAGACCTGCCCCTGTGATGATGGTTGGTCTCCAAGGGAGTGGAAAAACAACTACTTGTGCGAAACTTGCAAGACTTCTCAAAAAAGAAGGTCGGAATCCCTTACTCGTTGCGGCTGATCTGTACAGACCAGCAGCTATCGATCAACTTGTCAAACTGGGAAACCAATTAGGAATCGATGTTGTTCATGACTACAAGAAATCGCCCGTGGAAATTGTAAAAGAAAGCATCAGGAAAGCTGAAGAGACGGGAAAAGATGTCCTCGTAGTCGATACCGCTGGTCGTCTCCACATAGATGAAGAGATGATGAAAGAGCTTGAAGAAATAAAATCCGTCCTCAATCCTGATGAGATTTTGTTGGTTGTAGATGCGATGATGGGTCAGGATGCTGTTAATACCGCCAAAGTCTTCGATGAGAGGTTGAATTTGACAGGATTCGTTGTAACGAAAATGGACGGTGATGCCAGAGGCGGTGTGATCCTTTCCATAAAATACATAACGGGGAAGCCTGTTAAATTCATAGGAACAAGCGAAAAACTCGATGGCTTGGAGCCTTTTTATCCTGACAGAGTTGCAAACAGAATTCTCGGTATGGGAGATGTGTTGTCTCTGATAGAAAGAGTGGAAAGGGAATTAGATCAAGAAAAGATGAAAAAAAGTGCGGAAAAGTTTCTCAAAGCAGAGTTTACGTTGGAAGATTTCAAAGAACAACTTCAAGAGATGAAAAAGTTAGGACCTCTCTCCTCCCTTTTGGAGATGCTCCCAGGATCACCCAAAATAGACGTTGAGATGAGCGAAAAGGAATTGAAAAAGATTGAAGCTATCATCAATTCCATGACTGTAGAGGAAAGAAAAAATCCCCA includes these proteins:
- a CDS encoding Maf family nucleotide pyrophosphatase — encoded protein: MKIVLASSSPRRQQLMKLLGIDFEIEYPNIDENIIGDPLTTARELALKKAEDVFQRRKDKKEILVIGSDTVVELNGETLGKPKDTEEAEEFLSKLSGKWHMVHTGVAFVSFSASDVLISSTKVKFRELPDEIIRYYVQQYKPLDKAGAYGIQDFASVFVEKVEGDFFTVVGFPIGLIWQYLYEKGWWKVVTKGKADKSRA
- the radC gene encoding DNA repair protein RadC encodes the protein MCTRKVGGKLLPRERLIKAGPEALSKEELIAILLRTGRKGKHVLELARILFEKFDSSLVKLTNANIEEIASVNGVGIVKAVTLKAALELGKRLHEELEGIPKRLDSPEKVYRHCKDMIYLEKEAVKVICLDRKLNLISEVVITVGTSEKSLVHPREVFRTAIRTNASGIIVAHNHPSGDPTPSREDRLITKNLKEAGKILGIDLVDHVIISKRGYFSFKEGGEL
- a CDS encoding HDIG domain-containing metalloprotein, with amino-acid sequence MITRERALELLKEHVKTKNLVKHCLATEVVMKSLAKVLDEDEEKWGITGLLHDLDYDYTKENPDEHGLKTVEILKNEDVPEDVINAILAHCGKKEPETLMEKALYAVDPTTGFIVAAALIRPEKKLEVLDVDFLLRRFKEKAFARGANRDQIKSCEEIGLSLEKFLEISLEAMKSISSELGL
- the deoC gene encoding deoxyribose-phosphate aldolase; translation: MLEYKIEEAIVRYRESYEFKPYKDKISLEDVKGAIEHTNLKPFATPDDIVKLCSEAKEYGLYGVCVNPCYVPLAERELEGTDVKVVTVVGFPLGANETRVKAQEAFFAFESGADEVDMVINIGMLKAKEWEYVYDDIRSVVEAARGKTVKVIIETCYLDLEEKMAACVISKIAGAHYVKTSTGFGPKGATVEDVHLMKWIVGEDMKVKAAGGIRSYEDAVKMLMYGAEKIGTSSGHKIVLEGEEKYGD
- a CDS encoding cyclodeaminase/cyclohydrolase family protein, with translation MEIEKLSIEEFCNKVAERKPTPGGGAVGSIVGALACALAEMVANFTRKKKGYEDFETEMEKIVEKMVEAREKLFLLSKEDMEAFEKVMKAYKSSNEELQEALKEAASVPMDVIRLMKDLGHELEKLAEFGNKNLASDTLNAMDLCRAVLLVEKVNVLVNLKGITDEKFIKEMLEELSEQESQIEGSYRRVKELLEGVVWNLK
- the tgt gene encoding tRNA guanosine(34) transglycosylase Tgt yields the protein MEFEVKKRLKNARLGVLKLHHGTVETPVFMPVGTNANVKLLTPRDLEEAGVEIILSNTFHLMLKPGVEIIKLHNGLHNFMGWRKPILTDSGGFQVFSLPKLKINDEGVVFKSPIDGSKVSLNPEISMSVQIELGSDICMVFDHCPPPNASYEEMKEATERTYKWAIRSKKAFKTENQALFGIVQGGTYPDLRRESALQITSLGFDGYAVGGLSIGEERILTLEMTEITVEHLPEDKPRYFMGGGSPELILELVERGVDMFDSVFPTRIARHGTALTWKGKLNLKASYNKKSLEPIDRECGCYTCNNFTRSYIHHLISRGEVLGQILLTIHNVNFMISFMREIRRSIENGTFGEFKSRLLEAYLGGVNV
- a CDS encoding mechanosensitive ion channel family protein, coding for MLLTRLILTSITVVVSYLVFKWIFKIIEKSVERLGKELQMRNTIRFFLGLIIAVIAIMVILDIWDLNLAPMLAGVGIGGLVVGLALQEPLSNFFSGVFLLISRAIKEGEAVEAGGISGTVEVVNLNHTVIRTWDGRKAMIPNKTVWNDKIIHFWPSNVRRQEITVGVPYSANLRKVVEIFQKALEDEETVEKDPVPAIIFSAFNSSSIDFIIRFWVNRDNYFEGVKRLAFRIKEYLEREGISIPFPQLDVHFDDDFLRVWERESDKNKS
- a CDS encoding acylphosphatase, which gives rise to MKAIKIRVEGIVQGVGFRYFTRRVAKSLGVKGYVMNMDDGSVFIHAEGEENALRRFLNEVAKGPPAAVVMNVSIEETTPEGYEDFVIKYY
- the ffh gene encoding signal recognition particle protein, which gives rise to MFENLQEKLSRVFRNLSGRGKITEKNVKEAVREVKLSLLEADVNYKVVKEFVDHVLQKALGEEVLKSLTPDQQFVKIVRDELIKIMGEKNEPLKLIHRPAPVMMVGLQGSGKTTTCAKLARLLKKEGRNPLLVAADLYRPAAIDQLVKLGNQLGIDVVHDYKKSPVEIVKESIRKAEETGKDVLVVDTAGRLHIDEEMMKELEEIKSVLNPDEILLVVDAMMGQDAVNTAKVFDERLNLTGFVVTKMDGDARGGVILSIKYITGKPVKFIGTSEKLDGLEPFYPDRVANRILGMGDVLSLIERVERELDQEKMKKSAEKFLKAEFTLEDFKEQLQEMKKLGPLSSLLEMLPGSPKIDVEMSEKELKKIEAIINSMTVEERKNPHIINASRKRRIAKGSGTTVQDVNKLLKSYEQMKLLMKRMKKGKFKIPFGL